A single window of Butyricicoccus intestinisimiae DNA harbors:
- a CDS encoding pyruvate carboxylase — MTQKPFKKVLAANRGEIAIRIFRACYDLGLRTVAMYSHEDMNSQFRTHADEAYEIGVNKSPVGAYLDISGIIRLAKKRGVDAIHPGYGFLSENAAFAQACEEAGIQFIGPPSKILAMVGDKLSAKEIAIKAGVPIIPGCTEPLQNAQDALEKAVSFGFPVILKAAAGGGGRGMRRCNTPEEVEPAFELVKNEALKAFGNDDIFIEKFLVEPKHIEVQILADNYGNCYHIGERDCSLQRRYQKVVEFAPAFAVEESVRKQIREDAVKIAKSVGYVNAGTLEFLVDKNGDYYFIEMNPRIQVEHTVTEMVSGIDLVRAQILIAEGHPLSHPEIGLRTQDDVKINGYAVQCRVTTEDPANNFAPDNGKITAYRTGGGFGVRLDGGNATTGTVISPYYDSLLVKVTCHDNTFRGVCRKALRAINEVRVRGVKTNIPFVTNILSHPTFLAGKCHTKFIDDTPELFDIVGSRDRATRVLKYIGCIEVNRPDKDPKLYETPRFPEGSGNPKPGLKQLLDAQGPRALSNWVLEQKKLLITDTTMRDAHQSLLSTRMRTRDMVKGADGTADILADCFSLEMWGGATFDVAFRFLHESPWERLDLLREKIPNIPFQMLLRGSNAVGYANYPDNVVREFIKQSAKSGIDIFRVFDSLNWLPGMSVAIDEVLNQNKFCEGTICYTGDILDKTRNHYTLDYYVKMAKELEKRGVHAIAIKDMSGLLKPYAAKELVHALKQEIALPIHLHTHDTTSNQVATLLMAAEAGVDIVDTAIASMSSLTSQPSMNAVVAALQGNPRETGLKLNELQKLTDYWADVRLRYKNFDRGLKTPVTDIYRYEIPGGQYTNLEPQVVSLGLGSRFQEVKEMYKTVNDMLGDLIKVTPSSKMVGDLAIFMVQNDLTPENIVARGESLTFPDSVVSYFKGMMGQPPCGFPEDIQNVVLKGETPITCRPGELLEPVDFEQVRKEIEAFHPNPDMRDVISYCLYPKVLEDFWHYDREYGYLMRMGSHVFFYGMQVGETTQINIEDGKTLVIKYLGLGDRNDDGTRQVIFELNGSRREVTVPDKNAESTANAVIMADPKDRGQIGASIPGMVTKVHVKAGDMVEENQVIAVVEAMKMETSVVARMSGHIEEVFIQEGSSVKAGELLMTMNCC; from the coding sequence GTGACACAGAAGCCGTTCAAGAAGGTGCTTGCGGCAAATCGCGGTGAAATCGCGATCCGTATTTTCCGTGCTTGCTACGATCTTGGCTTGCGCACGGTGGCAATGTATTCTCATGAGGATATGAACAGCCAGTTCCGCACGCATGCAGATGAGGCATATGAAATTGGCGTCAACAAAAGTCCGGTAGGAGCGTATCTGGACATTTCCGGCATCATCAGACTTGCGAAAAAACGCGGTGTAGACGCAATTCATCCGGGATATGGTTTTTTGTCAGAAAACGCTGCGTTTGCACAGGCGTGTGAAGAAGCGGGCATTCAATTTATTGGACCGCCGAGCAAGATCCTCGCCATGGTGGGTGATAAACTCAGCGCGAAGGAAATCGCCATCAAGGCGGGCGTTCCGATTATTCCGGGATGTACCGAGCCGCTGCAAAACGCACAAGATGCGCTGGAGAAAGCGGTGTCGTTCGGCTTTCCGGTCATCTTAAAAGCAGCTGCGGGCGGCGGTGGCCGCGGCATGCGGCGCTGCAATACACCAGAAGAAGTCGAACCGGCTTTTGAACTGGTGAAAAATGAGGCTCTGAAGGCATTCGGCAACGATGACATCTTTATCGAAAAGTTCCTTGTAGAGCCGAAGCACATCGAAGTACAGATTTTGGCGGACAACTACGGCAATTGTTATCACATCGGTGAGCGAGACTGTTCTTTGCAGCGGCGCTATCAGAAGGTTGTGGAGTTCGCGCCGGCATTCGCGGTAGAGGAATCCGTGCGGAAACAGATTCGGGAGGATGCCGTTAAAATTGCGAAATCCGTCGGTTATGTCAATGCCGGCACATTGGAATTCCTGGTAGATAAAAACGGCGACTATTATTTTATCGAGATGAATCCGCGCATTCAGGTAGAGCACACCGTGACAGAAATGGTCAGCGGCATTGATCTGGTGCGCGCGCAAATTTTAATTGCAGAAGGACATCCGCTGTCGCATCCGGAGATTGGACTGCGCACACAGGATGATGTGAAAATCAACGGATATGCTGTACAGTGCCGCGTCACAACCGAAGATCCGGCAAATAACTTTGCACCGGACAACGGAAAAATTACCGCATACCGCACGGGCGGCGGCTTTGGTGTTCGTCTGGATGGCGGCAATGCGACAACGGGAACGGTTATTTCTCCGTACTATGACTCGCTGCTCGTCAAAGTAACGTGTCATGACAATACATTCCGCGGCGTGTGCCGAAAGGCACTGCGTGCCATCAACGAAGTACGTGTGCGCGGCGTCAAAACCAACATTCCGTTTGTCACAAATATTTTGAGTCATCCGACCTTTCTGGCGGGCAAATGCCATACCAAATTCATTGACGACACGCCGGAACTGTTTGATATTGTCGGTTCCCGTGACCGCGCGACGCGTGTTTTGAAATATATTGGCTGTATTGAAGTGAACCGGCCGGACAAAGACCCAAAGCTGTATGAAACGCCGCGATTCCCCGAAGGAAGCGGCAATCCAAAGCCGGGCTTGAAACAATTGTTAGATGCACAGGGGCCGCGCGCACTCAGCAATTGGGTGTTGGAACAGAAAAAACTGCTTATCACGGATACGACCATGCGAGATGCCCACCAGTCGTTGCTGTCCACGCGCATGCGAACCCGTGATATGGTAAAGGGCGCAGACGGTACGGCGGATATTTTGGCGGATTGTTTTTCGTTGGAGATGTGGGGCGGTGCAACGTTTGACGTGGCATTTCGTTTCCTGCATGAATCGCCGTGGGAACGGTTGGATTTGCTGCGTGAGAAGATTCCGAATATTCCGTTCCAGATGCTGCTGCGCGGCTCCAACGCTGTGGGGTACGCAAATTATCCGGATAATGTTGTGCGGGAATTTATCAAACAGAGTGCAAAGAGCGGCATTGACATTTTCCGCGTGTTTGACTCGCTGAACTGGCTGCCGGGGATGTCCGTGGCCATTGACGAAGTATTAAATCAAAATAAATTCTGCGAAGGTACCATTTGTTATACCGGAGATATTCTGGATAAGACGAGAAATCACTACACTTTGGATTACTACGTCAAGATGGCAAAGGAACTGGAAAAGCGCGGCGTACACGCAATAGCCATCAAAGACATGTCCGGCTTGCTCAAGCCCTATGCGGCAAAAGAGCTGGTTCATGCGCTCAAGCAGGAAATTGCCCTGCCGATTCATTTGCACACGCACGATACGACGAGCAATCAGGTGGCAACGCTGCTCATGGCGGCGGAAGCCGGTGTTGACATTGTTGATACGGCGATTGCGTCCATGTCCAGCCTGACCTCTCAGCCGTCTATGAACGCGGTTGTTGCTGCTTTGCAGGGAAATCCGCGGGAAACAGGGCTGAAGCTCAATGAGCTGCAAAAGCTGACGGATTATTGGGCGGATGTGCGCCTGCGATACAAGAACTTTGACCGCGGACTCAAAACACCGGTGACGGATATTTACCGATATGAGATTCCCGGCGGTCAGTACACGAATTTGGAGCCACAGGTTGTTTCTCTGGGATTGGGAAGCCGATTCCAAGAGGTCAAAGAGATGTACAAGACCGTCAATGACATGCTGGGCGATTTGATTAAAGTCACACCGTCCTCCAAGATGGTCGGAGATTTGGCTATTTTTATGGTACAGAACGATCTCACACCGGAAAATATCGTTGCGCGCGGTGAATCACTGACGTTTCCGGATTCCGTGGTCTCATACTTTAAGGGGATGATGGGTCAGCCGCCATGCGGATTCCCGGAGGATATTCAAAACGTTGTGTTGAAGGGGGAAACGCCGATTACCTGCCGCCCGGGAGAGCTGTTGGAACCGGTTGACTTTGAACAGGTGCGTAAGGAGATTGAGGCATTTCATCCCAACCCGGATATGCGTGATGTAATCTCATATTGCCTGTATCCGAAGGTTCTGGAGGATTTTTGGCACTATGACCGCGAATATGGATATCTCATGCGCATGGGTTCGCATGTATTCTTCTACGGCATGCAGGTCGGTGAAACGACACAGATTAACATTGAAGATGGTAAAACGCTGGTTATCAAGTATCTGGGGCTTGGAGACCGCAACGATGACGGCACAAGACAGGTAATTTTTGAGCTGAACGGCAGTCGGCGCGAAGTCACTGTGCCAGACAAAAATGCAGAGTCCACCGCCAATGCCGTGATTATGGCAGATCCGAAGGACAGAGGCCAAATTGGCGCATCTATTCCGGGTATGGTGACCAAAGTGCACGTCAAGGCGGGCGATATGGTAGAAGAAAATCAAGTAATCGCCGTTGTCGAAGCGATGAAGATGGAAACCTCGGTCGTTGCGCGCATGAGCGGTCACATCGAAGAAGTATTCATCCAAGAGGGCAGCAGTGTCAAAGCCGGTGAACTGCTGATGACAATGAATTGCTGCTAA
- a CDS encoding type I phosphoribosyltransferase gives MEKLHTRMVQFSSNKFGNIVPIQAIPGHFVTSHSHVNYFIDLTMLKSSQEDAQKCAHALANQYKDIDSIDTIICLDGTGIIGAFLSVELQKKTPASEHKKIYVICPECANNGQMFFRENVEPMVCEKNVILLMATVTTGISIRRGMECIEYYGGNLKSVCTIFSAVADVDGIAVHNIFTADDIPGYASYQRRDCPFCKNNTPIEALVNSYGYSQL, from the coding sequence ATGGAAAAGCTGCACACCAGAATGGTTCAGTTCAGCTCCAATAAATTTGGCAACATTGTACCGATTCAAGCCATTCCCGGTCATTTCGTCACGAGTCATTCTCATGTCAATTACTTTATTGATTTGACCATGCTGAAATCCAGCCAAGAGGATGCACAAAAATGTGCACACGCGCTGGCAAACCAGTACAAGGATATAGATTCCATTGATACCATCATTTGTCTGGACGGAACCGGTATTATTGGTGCGTTTCTCTCTGTTGAATTGCAAAAAAAGACACCCGCTTCCGAGCACAAAAAGATTTACGTCATCTGTCCGGAATGTGCAAACAATGGGCAAATGTTCTTTCGAGAAAATGTCGAACCCATGGTGTGCGAGAAAAACGTCATACTCCTCATGGCTACCGTGACGACCGGCATCAGCATTCGCCGCGGCATGGAATGCATTGAGTATTACGGCGGCAATCTCAAAAGCGTATGCACCATATTTAGTGCCGTTGCGGACGTGGACGGTATTGCCGTCCATAATATCTTCACCGCAGACGACATTCCGGGCTACGCATCGTATCAGCGCCGCGACTGTCCGTTTTGCAAAAACAACACGCCGATTGAAGCCTTGGTGAATTCCTACGGATATTCCCAGCTTTGA
- a CDS encoding CatA-like O-acetyltransferase: MEQNYPAYRAIRMDTWPRREHFAYYRRQIRCGYSLTVRMDVTKLAAFAKTQHLHFFPCFLYAASRTVNQMDEMKMMLTPEGGVGIWKVSHPNFTIFHEDDKTFSDVWMQYQPDFSAFYQEYLDVMRKYGNRHGMKARENQPINFFCISCVPWLDYTGYFTYTAGEADPALFPILAFGKYTEHNGVCTLPASLTISHAAADGYHSSLFFHQLQENLNQTETW; this comes from the coding sequence ATGGAACAAAACTATCCGGCTTATCGGGCAATCCGTATGGACACGTGGCCTAGGCGAGAACACTTTGCGTATTATCGGCGTCAGATTCGCTGCGGCTACTCGCTGACGGTGCGCATGGATGTGACGAAATTGGCGGCATTTGCAAAAACACAACACTTGCATTTCTTTCCGTGCTTTTTGTATGCCGCCTCGCGAACCGTCAATCAGATGGATGAGATGAAAATGATGCTGACACCGGAGGGCGGTGTGGGGATTTGGAAGGTCTCTCATCCGAACTTTACGATATTTCACGAGGACGACAAGACATTCAGTGATGTTTGGATGCAGTATCAGCCGGACTTTTCGGCGTTTTATCAGGAATATTTGGATGTGATGCGCAAGTATGGCAATCGGCATGGAATGAAAGCGCGGGAAAACCAGCCGATAAATTTTTTCTGCATCAGCTGCGTGCCGTGGCTGGATTATACCGGCTATTTCACGTATACGGCGGGAGAGGCAGATCCGGCATTGTTCCCGATTCTCGCGTTCGGCAAGTATACCGAACACAATGGTGTATGTACCCTGCCGGCATCGCTCACGATTTCTCATGCCGCGGCAGATGGATACCATAGCAGTCTGTTTTTTCATCAGCTGCAGGAAAATTTGAATCAGACGGAGACGTGGTGA
- a CDS encoding leucine-rich repeat protein, whose translation MEQLLFEQTARGAVLKKYIGHAAHVTVPAQAHGKPVVEIADYAFANHEQLQRVSLPACVEDIGNHVFYNCHALEQLHLAHGLRSVGDGAFKNCRNLHAISVNGLTWLKSLVTDFTNEITLTIHERGETITLLFPAYDYAFQEIIPPREFRSVTYGSGSFYRMCVTRKGIDFREYDKTFSRAVREDAPETAQDIAFYRLLYPYRLLPDAREQYISYLTKQADAVISRLLEQRNLPRLQLMLDEELLSESVVSYAIGKASELDEPEAVSLMMDYRLKHFGKKKNRFAL comes from the coding sequence ATGGAACAACTGCTTTTTGAACAAACTGCCCGCGGTGCGGTGCTCAAAAAATATATCGGTCACGCTGCGCACGTCACCGTCCCTGCGCAGGCACATGGAAAGCCAGTCGTGGAGATTGCGGACTACGCGTTTGCAAACCACGAACAATTACAGCGCGTGTCGCTGCCCGCGTGTGTTGAGGACATCGGAAATCACGTTTTTTACAACTGTCACGCGCTGGAACAGCTGCATCTGGCGCACGGCTTACGCTCTGTCGGAGACGGTGCATTTAAAAATTGCCGAAATCTGCACGCGATTTCCGTAAACGGTCTGACTTGGCTCAAAAGTCTCGTGACCGATTTCACCAACGAAATCACTTTGACCATTCACGAGCGTGGTGAAACCATCACCTTACTGTTTCCGGCGTATGACTACGCCTTTCAGGAAATCATTCCGCCGAGAGAATTTCGCTCGGTAACCTATGGCTCCGGTTCGTTTTACCGCATGTGTGTCACACGCAAAGGCATTGATTTTCGTGAATATGACAAGACCTTTTCGCGTGCCGTGCGCGAAGATGCACCGGAAACCGCACAGGACATTGCGTTTTATCGGCTGTTATATCCATATCGCCTGCTGCCAGACGCGCGCGAACAATATATCTCCTACCTGACCAAGCAGGCAGATGCAGTGATATCTCGCCTGCTGGAACAGCGAAATCTGCCGCGCCTGCAGCTCATGCTGGATGAAGAATTGCTGTCCGAATCCGTCGTGTCCTATGCCATCGGCAAGGCTTCCGAACTGGATGAGCCGGAGGCGGTCAGCCTGATGATGGATTATCGGCTCAAGCACTTTGGAAAAAAGAAAAATCGGTTTGCACTATAA
- a CDS encoding vWA domain-containing protein encodes MNPLHEQLIQIGTRILSLCRSELYLSMRYLDLALSALSYDLNLQTRTIATDGVHLFYNPNYLIHNYEDDPIAVNRMYLHIILHCIFRHMTQAEQRDPEDWNLACDIAVESIIDSLDYPCIQRLITDRRQEYYDSLQVSVLNAEQVYDVLTKMTYSQKIGMRREFSVDDHRFWEQLQDDKQQQQPSGDNPADSPSPPPPSKDEVEQTWQDISQKTQTSIETIQREVSLMAGNLRQHLQIENRQRYDYRAFLRKFAVTREEVRVDPDSFDYGFYNYSLQLYPNMPMLEELEYRECKKIHDFVIAIDTSGSCSGELVKKFLEETVTILLDGNSFFRTVNVHIIQCDAGIQSDTKITDPQHLNDMLQNFDVSGNGDTDFRPVFDYIEQLQQRGELLQLQGLLFFTDGVGVYPKKRPPYDAAFIFFDNSYAEHLVPPWAMKLVLSESDLTRG; translated from the coding sequence ATGAATCCGCTGCACGAACAACTCATACAAATCGGCACGCGCATTCTGTCTCTGTGCCGCAGTGAGCTCTATCTCTCCATGCGGTATCTGGACTTGGCGCTCTCCGCGCTCAGCTATGATTTGAATTTACAGACCCGCACAATTGCGACGGACGGGGTACATCTGTTTTACAATCCGAACTACCTCATTCACAACTACGAGGATGACCCCATCGCGGTCAACCGGATGTATTTACATATCATTCTGCATTGTATTTTCCGCCATATGACGCAGGCGGAACAGCGTGATCCGGAGGACTGGAATCTCGCCTGTGACATCGCAGTGGAATCCATCATAGACTCGCTGGATTACCCCTGTATCCAGCGGCTTATCACCGACCGCAGACAGGAATATTATGACTCGCTGCAGGTGTCTGTTTTGAACGCCGAGCAGGTCTATGACGTACTGACAAAAATGACATACAGTCAAAAAATCGGCATGCGGCGGGAATTTTCCGTGGATGACCATCGCTTTTGGGAGCAATTGCAAGACGATAAACAGCAGCAACAGCCGAGCGGTGACAACCCCGCAGATTCTCCATCCCCTCCCCCGCCGAGCAAAGACGAGGTGGAGCAGACCTGGCAAGACATCAGCCAAAAGACGCAGACATCCATAGAAACCATCCAGCGCGAAGTCAGTCTGATGGCTGGCAATTTGCGGCAGCATCTGCAAATTGAAAACCGCCAGCGATACGACTACCGCGCATTTTTGCGAAAATTTGCCGTGACGCGGGAAGAAGTCCGTGTGGATCCAGACAGCTTTGACTATGGCTTTTACAACTACAGCTTACAGCTGTATCCCAACATGCCGATGCTGGAAGAATTGGAATATCGCGAATGCAAAAAGATTCATGATTTTGTCATCGCGATTGACACCTCCGGCTCCTGCAGCGGCGAATTGGTCAAGAAATTTTTGGAAGAAACCGTCACGATTTTATTGGACGGCAACAGCTTTTTCCGCACGGTCAACGTGCATATCATACAGTGCGACGCAGGCATCCAATCGGATACCAAAATCACCGACCCGCAGCATCTCAATGACATGCTGCAGAACTTTGATGTCAGCGGCAACGGCGATACGGATTTTCGTCCCGTATTTGATTACATCGAACAGCTGCAGCAGCGCGGCGAACTCCTGCAGCTGCAAGGCCTGCTGTTTTTCACGGACGGCGTCGGTGTATACCCGAAAAAGCGCCCGCCGTATGACGCTGCATTTATATTTTTCGACAATTCTTATGCAGAGCATCTTGTCCCGCCATGGGCAATGAAGCTCGTACTAAGTGAATCTGATTTGACAAGAGGCTAA
- a CDS encoding ATP-binding protein → MNILRAKQEIIRTVQAYLAKDEDGQYLIPSVHQRPILLMGPPGIGKTAIMEQAASACGISLVSYTITHHTRQSAIGLPYLTKRQYGGKEMTITEYTMSEIIASVHDKIEETGLQEGILFIDEINCVSETLAPTMLQFLQRKSFGSHHVPAGWVIVAAGNPPEYNKSVRDFDVVTLDRLKRIDVREDYDVWKKYAYRRQIHAAILSYLDIKKQHFYTFETTVDGQAFVTARGWEDLSQFLLACEKLNLPIDESVILEYIQHPKIARDFAAYYDLFQKYQSDYHVEEILAGNLPASAIERLQGAPFDERLSVIGMLIGRLTVTFSASYYLDMQITTLFESLKSVKRRMEQDTLPTLLTQEAARVREKLSARQKASAVDRREAAAILKSAQALEADAHMLSAEAIRSNEDGFAKISERFQQDVADMDAQTEQASAMLEHAFDFLTKTFGKSQEMVVFVTELNTNFFCTWFIGQNGSEAYTRCNKELMIGKQKQELMGDIKKIHSFLTVLE, encoded by the coding sequence ATGAATATTTTGCGTGCAAAACAGGAAATTATCCGAACCGTCCAAGCATATCTGGCAAAGGATGAGGACGGACAATATTTGATTCCGTCCGTGCATCAGCGCCCGATTCTGCTCATGGGCCCTCCGGGCATCGGCAAAACCGCTATCATGGAGCAGGCTGCCAGCGCATGCGGCATCAGCTTGGTTTCGTATACCATCACGCATCACACCCGCCAGAGTGCCATCGGTCTCCCCTATCTGACCAAGCGCCAGTACGGCGGAAAAGAAATGACAATCACCGAGTACACCATGAGCGAGATTATCGCATCTGTACACGATAAAATCGAAGAAACCGGCCTGCAAGAGGGCATTTTGTTTATTGATGAAATCAACTGCGTTTCGGAAACGCTCGCGCCGACTATGCTGCAATTTTTGCAGCGCAAATCTTTTGGCAGTCATCACGTGCCCGCCGGATGGGTCATTGTCGCGGCAGGCAATCCGCCGGAGTATAACAAATCCGTCCGCGATTTCGATGTTGTGACACTTGACCGACTCAAACGCATTGATGTGCGGGAAGATTACGATGTCTGGAAAAAATACGCGTACCGCAGACAAATACATGCGGCTATTCTGTCATATCTAGACATCAAAAAGCAGCACTTCTACACGTTTGAGACGACGGTGGACGGACAAGCATTCGTCACCGCGCGCGGCTGGGAAGATCTCTCCCAGTTTTTGCTGGCGTGTGAAAAGCTGAATTTGCCGATAGATGAATCGGTCATTCTCGAATACATTCAGCATCCGAAAATTGCACGGGATTTTGCCGCATATTATGATTTATTCCAAAAATATCAATCGGATTATCATGTAGAGGAAATTCTCGCGGGAAACCTTCCTGCTTCTGCTATAGAGCGATTACAAGGCGCACCGTTTGATGAGCGCTTGAGCGTGATAGGCATGCTCATTGGCAGACTGACCGTAACATTTTCCGCGTCCTATTATCTGGACATGCAGATTACGACGCTGTTCGAGAGCTTGAAATCCGTCAAGCGCCGGATGGAACAAGATACACTGCCGACCCTGCTGACGCAGGAAGCTGCCCGCGTCAGAGAAAAACTCTCGGCTCGTCAAAAAGCATCCGCGGTCGACCGCCGAGAAGCCGCAGCTATCTTGAAATCCGCACAGGCACTTGAAGCAGACGCGCATATGCTCAGCGCCGAAGCCATTCGTTCCAACGAGGATGGTTTTGCCAAAATTTCCGAACGATTCCAACAGGACGTTGCAGATATGGACGCACAGACAGAACAGGCCTCTGCGATGCTGGAGCACGCCTTTGATTTCTTGACCAAAACATTTGGCAAGAGCCAAGAAATGGTCGTCTTTGTGACCGAGCTCAACACCAATTTCTTCTGCACCTGGTTTATTGGTCAAAACGGCAGCGAAGCATATACGCGCTGCAACAAGGAGCTGATGATCGGCAAGCAAAAGCAAGAGCTGATGGGTGACATCAAAAAAATACACAGTTTTTTGACGGTGTTAGAATAA
- a CDS encoding divergent PAP2 family protein, with the protein MEYVMGLVTNKVLLSAVAAWFVAQGSKIILDVMKGTFTFKRLSGGGGMPSAHSATVVGLTTATAIVYGTDGFEFPMALFFAIIVMYDAVGVRLETGREAKALNRLRRRDLQEHKQPVMEQELEEKIGHTLPEIIAGVLVGIVVAIMICHFLP; encoded by the coding sequence ATGGAATACGTGATGGGATTGGTGACAAACAAGGTGTTGCTTTCCGCTGTCGCGGCATGGTTTGTCGCGCAGGGTTCAAAGATCATTCTTGACGTGATGAAGGGAACTTTTACGTTCAAGCGGCTGTCCGGTGGCGGAGGCATGCCGAGTGCGCATTCGGCAACCGTCGTCGGACTGACAACGGCGACGGCAATTGTCTATGGCACCGATGGGTTTGAATTTCCAATGGCATTGTTCTTCGCCATTATTGTGATGTATGATGCTGTTGGCGTGCGGCTGGAGACGGGACGCGAAGCAAAGGCACTCAATCGGCTGCGCCGCAGAGACCTGCAGGAACACAAGCAGCCGGTTATGGAACAGGAATTGGAAGAAAAAATCGGGCATACTCTGCCGGAAATTATCGCCGGTGTTTTGGTCGGCATCGTTGTCGCAATCATGATCTGTCATTTTCTTCCGTAA
- the pheS gene encoding phenylalanine--tRNA ligase subunit alpha, with the protein MKEKLKSIRELAEQAMQTCKDSRELDAIRVKYLGKKGEVTALMKNMRSLTPEERPAFGQMVNDLRAAIETGLSENKARLEEAALAAKLKSETIDVTMPGEAFTLGKKHPLNIVLDEVKDIFIGMGFNIADGPEVETDWYNFEALNIPKDHPARDTQDTFYISDNIILRTQTSPMQIRAMEHKKPPIRILAPGRVFRSDAVDATHSPMFHQIEGLVVDKNIRMSDLKGILEQFAKKLYGEDTVVRFRPHHFPFTEPSAEMDMQCFKCHGAGCPLCKNEGWIEILGCGMVHPKVLEVCGIDPNEYSGYAFGIGLERIVMSRYKITDIRMFYENDVRFLHQF; encoded by the coding sequence ATGAAGGAAAAATTAAAGTCCATTCGCGAGCTCGCCGAGCAGGCTATGCAGACCTGTAAGGATTCTCGCGAGCTTGACGCCATTCGCGTCAAATACCTGGGTAAAAAGGGTGAAGTAACTGCGCTGATGAAAAACATGCGCAGCCTGACTCCGGAAGAGCGTCCGGCTTTTGGTCAGATGGTCAACGATCTGCGCGCTGCAATCGAAACCGGTCTGTCCGAGAACAAGGCACGTCTGGAAGAAGCTGCTCTGGCTGCCAAGCTCAAGAGCGAGACCATTGACGTTACCATGCCGGGCGAAGCATTTACCCTTGGCAAGAAGCATCCGCTGAACATCGTTCTCGATGAAGTAAAGGATATCTTTATCGGCATGGGCTTCAACATTGCCGATGGTCCGGAAGTTGAGACCGATTGGTACAACTTTGAAGCGCTGAATATCCCGAAGGATCATCCGGCGCGCGATACACAGGATACCTTCTATATCTCTGACAATATCATTCTGCGCACGCAGACCTCTCCGATGCAGATTCGTGCGATGGAGCACAAAAAGCCGCCGATTCGCATCCTTGCACCGGGCCGCGTATTCCGTTCCGACGCAGTAGACGCAACCCATTCTCCGATGTTCCATCAGATCGAGGGTCTGGTCGTTGACAAGAACATCCGCATGTCCGATCTGAAGGGCATTCTGGAGCAGTTCGCAAAGAAGCTGTACGGCGAAGATACCGTTGTTCGTTTCCGCCCGCACCACTTCCCGTTCACGGAGCCGTCCGCTGAGATGGATATGCAGTGCTTCAAGTGCCATGGTGCCGGCTGCCCGCTGTGCAAAAACGAAGGCTGGATTGAGATTCTCGGCTGTGGCATGGTTCATCCGAAGGTTCTGGAGGTTTGCGGCATTGACCCGAACGAGTACTCCGGCTATGCATTCGGCATCGGTCTGGAGCGTATCGTTATGAGCCGCTATAAGATTACCGATATCCGCATGTTCTATGAAAATGACGTGCGCTTCCTGCACCAGTTTTAA